ATTTTAATCCGTTCATCCAGAGGAACGAAATAATCCCCTCGTCGGGTCAGAAAGGCCTTTATTCCTGCGCTCTCGTCAAGAGTTTTTTGTAACCTCCTGGCTAAAGCAAGAACTACGTCTTTTTCCTTAGTTCCCCGGGGACCGATCGCTCCCGGGTCTTCGCCGCCATGCCCGGGGTCGAGAACGATAATCCTCTTCTTTTTGGCTTTCAACTCCTCGCTGACTTTTCTTTCTGTTTTTTCCTTTTCTTCCAAGTCGGGCCGGAGGATGTCAATAACCAGACGGTGGGGTTTGTCCTGGTAAGGTTTCAGGCTGAAAATTTTCCATCGCGCCGGTTTGACCAAAAACAAGGTTACTTCCGCCTGGTCTTTCCCCTTGGGATGCACCATCATTTTCTGGATCACCGGATCTTTGACGGGAATTTCCTGCTTCCCTTTCTGGAGAAAAATCCCCTGCAGGTTCAGGACCAGGGTCAGCGGATTCTCTGACGCAGGGATATCATAAGTAGGTGGGCCATTCAGATCGATAACCACTCGGGTATGATCAGGGGCAGACCAAAGGCGGATCTCTAACAGCCGATAAGTCGCTATCGCTTCCCTTGCCAGCGTTGTACTTAGGATTAAAAAGATACTCAGAAAAAAGATGGGGAGGAAACCCCTTTTTTTCATCCCACAACCTCAGACGCGAAAACGAGCCTGATTCCTTCCTTTTCGATCTCTGATATCATCTCTTTAATGGCTCGGGCGGTCAATGGATGGGGATGACCAATGGCCACGGCCCTCCCCTCTTGCTTTGCTTTTCTCATGGCCAAACGAATGGCGTTCTTGATGGCCTCTATTTTTTTCTCCCGGTCGATAAATTGGTCATTGCGCCTAGAGGCAACGCCTGCTTTTCGGGCCATCTCCGGACCCAATGTCTGGAAGCTGGTGTTACTGTCGATGAAATAAAGGCCTTCCTTTTTCAAAACCTGCATCAGGGCTTCCATCACCTGTGGGTCTTCGGTGGCTTTAGATCCCATATGGTTGTTGATTCCCCGCACATGGGGAACCTGCTTCAGGGCATCTTCCAAAATCTTCTGTACCCGTTTCGAGTCCATCCCTGTCCGTACCGTGTTTTTTTCCAAAGAATACTGCTCTCCATTTTTTGGCTCCATGGGCAGGTGGAGCATGACCTCAGATCCATCCCGGTAAGCCAGGAGTGCGGCCTCCCGGGCATGTGGTGTAAACGGTAGAATGGCATAAGTTATCGGCTTTCCGATTCCCAGCATTTCCTTAAAATTTTCCATATTGTAACCGCCATCGTCTATGATTAAGGCCAGTTGTGGTGACGATCGAAAACCGGCCCCCTCTTCCGGGATTTTCTCCTTAGGGATGGAGATGCGGACCACCTGGCGGCCAGGCTTTTTCCCCGGTGATGCTGTCTTAAGTATATAAAAAAAAGCAAGGGAAAGGGCAAGAAAGACCGGAATAAGAATGAAAGTTACTCTTCGACCGTTGTTTTTTTTGCGCTTCCCTTTTTTCTTCGACCGACCCATCTCAAGACCATTTTACCCGACCTCTATTTTTTTCTCAATCAAATTGACCCCCAATAGAAAAAGGGCGGACTTTTTTTAGAAAGACCGCCCCCCTTGATCAAAAAATAAAGTTTTTAATACAAACGCATTTAATCTTCTGACATTCTTCCCCCTCACCCTGCATTTCTAAAGGCCAAGCTCTTGCAATTTTTCTGGGAGGGGAATCCCCTCTTCGCTCCATCCCCTGAATTTGTAATAATCGCTGAGCATCTCCCCCAGTGGAGGAAGGCTGGGAGTGAGGCCTTCGCCTTCATGCTTCAGAGTAAGAAAACGAGGAGGCAGCGTATCATCCTTGCGGCTGATGCCACAACGCACGTTGTAGAGCCTCTTAAGATTGAAGATCCTCTCCCCTGTCTTTAAAAACTCCGCCATGTCCATCGGAATTCCAGTAACCATGTTGTACCAGGAAAGGATCGGCGTAAGTTTGAGTCCTCCAAACATGGTAAACTTGCAGAGCTTCAGGGCATCGAACAGGCCCATTACGTTTTGGGTCTTGGCCGCTAACTCCCCTTTGCCTTTCACTTCAAGCCTGGGCAAAGGTTTTTCGATTCCAATTTCAGGCATGGAAAGAACGCGTTCGAAGACATGGCTGAACCCCAGATGACAGGCACCCCTGTTGATGGTGGCATAGCTCACCGCCCCGGCATTGTAGCATCTGGGATCATGGCCGGGGATTTCCAGACCTTTTACATGGAGGGAGAATTCCACGGCGTTCCTGCCGATCTTTTCGGCGGCGATTCTCACTCCCTCACCCAAAAGATTGCCCAGGCCTTCCCGCTTGCCGATTTTCTCCACCATCTTCACCAATACATCGCCCCGCCCCCAAAGGAGTTCCAACTCGCCGGTATCCTTTTTGGTAATCAACCCTTTTTCGTACGCCTCCATGGCAAAGGCAATGGCCGCTCCGCAGGAGATGGTGTCGATCCCATAGCGATTGCATAGCTCGTTGGCCTTGGCGATTGCTTCCAAGTCATCCACCAGGCAAAGACTGCCCAAGAGGGCGACGGTTTCGTATTCGGGCCCTCCGCCTTCCACCCCGGCATACGGACCTTTGTCGATCTTCACCCTCCTTCCGCAGCCGATGACGCATCTTTCGCAGTGATAAATTCCTGTGAGAATCTTTTCGGTCATGGCAGGCCCGGCGATTTTTACCGCTCCCTGTTCCCAGCGTCCCTGAAATTTCCAATTCTGCAGCGGGAGGCTCCCCAACGCTTCAAACGTAGCCACCCCGCCGGCGGTTCCATTCTTGCGCATTCCCTCGGCATTCTTGGCCACCATGGGGCTGATTTCCTTCAGCGAGGCTTTCAGGCCTTCGGGATCGGCGATGGCAATCTCTTGGCTGCCATGGACCACGATGGCTTTGAGGTTCTTGGAGCCCATAACTGCGCCGGTTCCTCCGCGCCCAGCGGCCCGCCCCTCTCGGCCGTCGTTCATGATGCTGGCGAACCTGACCCCTTTTTCTCCGCCCTGTCCAATGGAAGCAACCACGGCCTCATCTCGAGTTTCTTTCCTGAGGAGCGGATCCAATTCATAGGTATCTTTCCCCCAAAGGCGGGAGGCATCCCGGATCTCGGCCTTCCCATCCGCGACCCAGATGTAAACCGGCTTGGCGGATTTTCCAGTAATCACGACCCCATCGAAACCCGCCCTTTTGAGGGATGGCCCCCACGTACCTCCGGAGTCTGATTCCGCAAAAATTCCGGTTAGAGGAGACTTGGTGACCACGGCGTGCCGGCCGGAGGTGATTACCGGCGTGGCCGCAAAAGGTCCGGTCATGAAGATGAGTCGATTCTCCGGCCCGAGGGGGTCGGTCTCCGGCCCCGTTTCATCATACAAAATTTTGGCGGCCAGCCCGCTCCCGCCGATAAATTTTTGGGCCAGGGTTTCATCCAGCGCTTCCGTTTCCACACGTCTTTTGCTCAAGTCCACCCGCAGAATTTTTGCCGTATATCCTTTCATTTTGCCGTTCCTCCTTTCTGTTCTTTAAAACAGGCCAAAGCTTTGGGATATGCAACACTTAGGAATTCTTCTACCAGTTTACTGAAAAATTGAAAAAGGTAAAGGGGATTTTATGGGCAAAGGATGTTTGAGACTACCCCTGCAGGAAGTCCAGGATCAGTCTTGCAAGCTTCTCTGCCTCGGCCTCCACCACGGTACCGCCTGCGGTGTGCTCTACTGTGGCCAGCCGGCTGCTGGGTACAAGCTTCACCAGCTTCTCCCCCTGGCGGCCTAAGTGCTCCTCTTGAGGTGTGGCCACTTCTATTGTAAAGCGGGTAGAATCCTTGGACTGGCTATTTTCTTGTCGCCGTAAAAGCTGAATCGTCTCCGAGGTGGAAATAGATCCTTCCCGTCATCTTTGTGCCTTCGACCTGGGCCCATCCTCGACCAGAGACGGGGTCCCCCTCATCTGCACCTTCAAATGAGAATTCGAGTCGCTCAGCTCCCTTAGCTAACTCAACTTTGCAGTCTACGCCCGCCTCCACGGCGCCGAATTGAAACGAACCCGTCCCGTTGCTTTTGATCATAAAGTGCCCTTGAGCAACGAGATCAATGTATTCCTTGTCCCATAGCTCCATTTCTTTAATCCACCATTTGCCGATGTACTTCTTTTTCATTCCTATTTTACCTTGTTATATAAGTACGAACACTTCCCCATCCCCACCCCATGTTTTTGGCCGCAGGTGCATGCGGATGCGGCGTCGCCCTGCATTTCCATTTTCACTACTTTACGCTCTGCAAAACGGTTTAGGCGCACGCCCTGAATGACATTACGACCGCCATACTTCTCCAAGACTCTTCCTGAAGAGTTCATCAAGTTTATTGGCGGAAGCCGCCGGGCGTGTATGATTCACTATCTCATTCTTCCCCCAGCGTTCAAGTTCCTGCTCAATAAACTCGCTGATTGGTTTAATTCTCGGCGCCCGCTCTAATTCTGCCCCAGCCCGTTTCGCTGAAAGCAGCCGATCAATTTCTACTCTCAACTTCGGATCGGTCACGAGTTTATCGACCAAAACATTGAAATCAGTTGGGACAACACCCAATCCCTTTTCAATCCAATTCATCGCCAAAATGGGGCGTAAGACATAGAAGTATTTCTTGACCCATACCTCTCCGCCTTTCAAATAGTCTCGGAAGTTGCCGCGTGCCATGTGCAGATAGTGATACAAGCAGGCGGTTGGAGAGTAATACACTGGCGTTAGTTCCCGCATCTCAGCAGCGATGGAATATTTCTCAAGATAAACGATGGGCGAGCCAAGCCACTCCAAGAGCGGGGGATTTGACTTGCGGAAGAGCCCCAAGGCTTTCTTCAAATCCCATCCATTGATATCCAGTCCTTCACTGGCCAGGCGCTCGATAACGTCCCGCTTTTCGTCAATGGACAGGTAGCACTCTACTGGTTGGACGTACAGGAAACGTACGTCATAATCGCTATCAGCGGATGGAAACCCCCAGGCCCGGCTGCCCGACTCGCAGGCGTAAGCTATCCTGACGTTTTCCATAACTTCAATCTCGCTGAGATGAGAACGTATGCTTTCTTTCACGCTTTCAAACTACCGACTCGCCTGCTTTTCTTATTCGGGTCTTTTCCTTTTCGTTCTTTTTCGGGTCGGACTGAGCAATCATGAAGATCTTTTAATTGGAAAGCTTTCAATATGCAGATTGCTTAGAAAAAAGGATTTTTTATGGTAAGGGTCCCTAACTTGAACTCGTGTTGAATATCTTCTGAAAGAAGAAGATTACAGTCTGCAACCATATCGCTCATGGAGCTGATCCCGCGTCCACTTCCTTTTGCCCATATCCCGGCTGAGACTCTTGAAACAGGCCTGTAATTCTCTCACCGTGCGTTCTCTCACGGGCAGGTCGCTTGCGGCTATAGATTTCAGGTATCCCCTAACCATCTCCGTTAAAGTGGTGTTTTTATCGACCGCGACCTTCCGGACCTTTTTGATCGTTTCCTCGTCGACGTTAAGAGTAATATTGGGCATGGTTGGGTTTCCTCCGCCCTTATTAAGTTTCACCCTTATTATTTCAATTTTGGACAAGGAAATCAACTATTTTCTATCAGCCTTTTCGGCCTATTCTCCGTTTGTCCTCCGTCGGGTATTCATGTTTTTAGCAAATCGCACTGCGCAGAAGGTGTTCGTGCAGAACGGTTTTAAGTTTGAATAAATTTGAATTTTAGCCAAAGCAATTTCGGAAAGAACGTACCATCTGCCGTTCTATTGACTAACGGTATGATTGGCCAGCTTTTCCAGGGCGAAGACCAGGGCCGAGTGGTCCAGGTCGATCCCTCCCTGGGCGGCCACGGCGTTGAAGAGCTCCTGGGCCGTGGCGGTGTTGGGCAAGCTCAACCCCATGGAACGGGCCGCCTGCAAGGCCAGGTTCAGGTCTTTTTGATGAAGGCGGATGCGAAAGCCAGGGTTGAAGGTGCGTTTGATCATCCGCTCCCCATGCAAATCCAGGATGCGGCTCTGGGCAAATCCCCCCAGCAGCGCAGACCTGACCTTAACGGGATCGGCACCGGCCTTGGAGGCAAACAGGAGCGCTTCGGCCACGGCCTCAATGGTAAGGGCGACGACGATCTGGTTGGCCACTTTGCAGGTCTGACCATCCCCATTGCCGCCGATATGGACGATGTTCTTCCCCATGAGCTCGAAGTAGGGCTTGATTTTTTCGAAGACCCCGGGGTCGCCTCCCACCATGATGGAAAGGGCGGCATTTTCAGCGCCCACCTGGCCGCCGGATACAGGGGCGTCGAGCATCTGCACGCCCATGGCCGCCAATCTCTTGGCAAATTCCTTCGTGACGATGGGGGAGATGGAACTCATGTCCACCACAATGGAACCGGCCTTTAGTCCTTCCGCCAAGCCGCCTTTCCCGAAGAGCACGGCCTCTACATCCGGCGTGTCCGGAACCATGATGATAATGATGCCGGTTTTTTCCGCTACCTCTTTGCCGCTTTTGCAGGCCACCGCACCTTTGGCCGCAAGCTCCTGAACCGCCGCGGCGTTAACGTCATAAACCAAGACCTTGTGGCCGGCCTTGACCAGATGGCCCGCCATCGGTTTGCCCATGATTCCCACCCCAATAAATCCAAGATCTGCCATGATTTTTATCCTCCCTTTTGATCGTTTCCTCGCCCACGTTAAAAGCAATTTTAGGCGCGGTTGGGCTTCCTCCGCCCTTATTAAGTTTCGCTCCTATTATTTCAATCTTGGGCAACGGAAGCAACTAATTTCGTATCAATTTAGCGTTTTGAAAAGACACGCTAAATATCATTGAAAAGTGAAAAAGGCCAATTGGAAAATGGAATTTTTTCTGTAAAACCCTAAACATTTTGAAATTTTCAATTTAATATTTGCATTTTGCATTGCAGTTTAGCCAAATCTTTCTAAGGGCTAAAATGTTACCTGATTTCTACCAGCCCTTTCGGCCTATTCTCCGCGCTGCCTCCTTCGACTATTCATACTCGTGGCAGATGCCCGACGCGACAACCCGCACCAGGACTTCATCATCCCGCGGATCTTCCAGCTCGAGGGATTCGATCTTCAAGGGGCCACCTTTCTGGCGCAGGACGGCCGCCTGAATGCTGTGCACTTTAACCCCGGAATAAATCTCAATCGAGCTTGGTCTCACCATTCAACACTTCCATCCATCCTTTGCAGAGCGTCACTTTCTCGGCAGGATCATCAACCCTTCTTCCGGATCTCCAATAGCTATCGTATTTCCTACCAAGTCTTCTCTGGCGATTATGGCGCAAGTCAAGGCGTCGAGCTCATCTTTAGTGACCCCGGGACTTAGCCAGTTTCCTTTCAGCTTGAATCGCTTCAATCCTTGTTTCAAACCTTGAAGATCTTTCTGGCGGGGAATCCCCCAAATGTCCTGGGCAGCTCCCGGGTAGGTTTCGAAGACTCGCAGTCCCATTTTTTCAAGCTTCTCCTTTAAGGCCAGCCCCCGAAGGGTGAGCTGACGCATCGGTCCCAGGGTGATGGGAAAAAATTTGATTTTCATTCGCCGTAATTCCAGGTCACAAATCCGGAAATGGACTCGCCCGGCACATTGGCAATCATCTCTCAGGCAGCATCTTCCTTTGGGAAGGGATAGAGGGGCGTCGATGGCTACCGCTCGAACGTCTTCCCCGATGGCCTTAAGAATTTCATCATCGGTATGAACCACTGAGA
The Deltaproteobacteria bacterium DNA segment above includes these coding regions:
- a CDS encoding DUF6364 family protein; its protein translation is MPNITLNVDEETIKKVRKVAVDKNTTLTEMVRGYLKSIAASDLPVRERTVRELQACFKSLSRDMGKRKWTRDQLHERYGCRL
- a CDS encoding DUF429 domain-containing protein; amino-acid sequence: MGRHHIKVVGIDLAGSEKRPTGMCFLEGNQARVSVVHTDDEILKAIGEDVRAVAIDAPLSLPKGRCCLRDDCQCAGRVHFRICDLELRRMKIKFFPITLGPMRQLTLRGLALKEKLEKMGLRVFETYPGAAQDIWGIPRQKDLQGLKQGLKRFKLKGNWLSPGVTKDELDALTCAIIAREDLVGNTIAIGDPEEGLMILPRK
- a CDS encoding nucleotidyltransferase domain-containing protein, coding for MKESIRSHLSEIEVMENVRIAYACESGSRAWGFPSADSDYDVRFLYVQPVECYLSIDEKRDVIERLASEGLDINGWDLKKALGLFRKSNPPLLEWLGSPIVYLEKYSIAAEMRELTPVYYSPTACLYHYLHMARGNFRDYLKGGEVWVKKYFYVLRPILAMNWIEKGLGVVPTDFNVLVDKLVTDPKLRVEIDRLLSAKRAGAELERAPRIKPISEFIEQELERWGKNEIVNHTRPAASANKLDELFRKSLGEVWRS
- a CDS encoding N-acetylmuramoyl-L-alanine amidase, whose protein sequence is MKKRGFLPIFFLSIFLILSTTLAREAIATYRLLEIRLWSAPDHTRVVIDLNGPPTYDIPASENPLTLVLNLQGIFLQKGKQEIPVKDPVIQKMMVHPKGKDQAEVTLFLVKPARWKIFSLKPYQDKPHRLVIDILRPDLEEKEKTERKVSEELKAKKKRIIVLDPGHGGEDPGAIGPRGTKEKDVVLALARRLQKTLDESAGIKAFLTRRGDYFVPLDERIKIAREYGADLLISLHANGSPKRHTRGTSVYCLSLKGASDQATQLLAQKENASDLMGGISLTPEKKDLDSILLDLELTHNINESLHLGGLMLSELGRINQIQFIQPRQAGFAVLKAPNFPSILVETAYITHPVEERFLRKESFQADLIRAIFNAVKKFIPLLAVREEVPRGDLARDTG
- a CDS encoding aldehyde ferredoxin oxidoreductase family protein; translation: MKGYTAKILRVDLSKRRVETEALDETLAQKFIGGSGLAAKILYDETGPETDPLGPENRLIFMTGPFAATPVITSGRHAVVTKSPLTGIFAESDSGGTWGPSLKRAGFDGVVITGKSAKPVYIWVADGKAEIRDASRLWGKDTYELDPLLRKETRDEAVVASIGQGGEKGVRFASIMNDGREGRAAGRGGTGAVMGSKNLKAIVVHGSQEIAIADPEGLKASLKEISPMVAKNAEGMRKNGTAGGVATFEALGSLPLQNWKFQGRWEQGAVKIAGPAMTEKILTGIYHCERCVIGCGRRVKIDKGPYAGVEGGGPEYETVALLGSLCLVDDLEAIAKANELCNRYGIDTISCGAAIAFAMEAYEKGLITKKDTGELELLWGRGDVLVKMVEKIGKREGLGNLLGEGVRIAAEKIGRNAVEFSLHVKGLEIPGHDPRCYNAGAVSYATINRGACHLGFSHVFERVLSMPEIGIEKPLPRLEVKGKGELAAKTQNVMGLFDALKLCKFTMFGGLKLTPILSWYNMVTGIPMDMAEFLKTGERIFNLKRLYNVRCGISRKDDTLPPRFLTLKHEGEGLTPSLPPLGEMLSDYYKFRGWSEEGIPLPEKLQELGL
- a CDS encoding divergent polysaccharide deacetylase family protein, with product MGRSKKKGKRKKNNGRRVTFILIPVFLALSLAFFYILKTASPGKKPGRQVVRISIPKEKIPEEGAGFRSSPQLALIIDDGGYNMENFKEMLGIGKPITYAILPFTPHAREAALLAYRDGSEVMLHLPMEPKNGEQYSLEKNTVRTGMDSKRVQKILEDALKQVPHVRGINNHMGSKATEDPQVMEALMQVLKKEGLYFIDSNTSFQTLGPEMARKAGVASRRNDQFIDREKKIEAIKNAIRLAMRKAKQEGRAVAIGHPHPLTARAIKEMISEIEKEGIRLVFASEVVG
- a CDS encoding 2-hydroxy-3-oxopropionate reductase; its protein translation is MLLTWARKRSKGRIKIMADLGFIGVGIMGKPMAGHLVKAGHKVLVYDVNAAAVQELAAKGAVACKSGKEVAEKTGIIIIMVPDTPDVEAVLFGKGGLAEGLKAGSIVVDMSSISPIVTKEFAKRLAAMGVQMLDAPVSGGQVGAENAALSIMVGGDPGVFEKIKPYFELMGKNIVHIGGNGDGQTCKVANQIVVALTIEAVAEALLFASKAGADPVKVRSALLGGFAQSRILDLHGERMIKRTFNPGFRIRLHQKDLNLALQAARSMGLSLPNTATAQELFNAVAAQGGIDLDHSALVFALEKLANHTVSQ